One Micromonospora eburnea genomic region harbors:
- a CDS encoding copper resistance CopC family protein, with protein MARTWLVVLGVALGGAALPASPAAAHNSLTGSVPKDGARVASAPKQIELRFLATPDPSAIKITVAGPDGVPASGGEPTISGKRVSVPFTPGPAGEYTVAYQVASADGHQASGKVTFTLTTGAATATPSADAPPTTVPPTSPAAEPTSAPTADATSSASLEPAASRSADDGGAGLWWAIGAVVVLGALGGGLLLRRRSARRG; from the coding sequence GTGGCGCGTACCTGGTTGGTGGTTCTCGGCGTGGCGCTGGGCGGGGCCGCGCTGCCGGCCAGCCCGGCCGCCGCGCACAATTCGCTGACCGGCAGCGTCCCGAAGGACGGGGCGCGCGTGGCGAGCGCCCCGAAGCAGATCGAACTCCGGTTCCTCGCCACACCGGACCCCAGTGCGATCAAGATCACAGTTGCCGGGCCGGACGGCGTGCCCGCCTCCGGCGGTGAGCCGACCATCTCCGGCAAGCGGGTGAGCGTGCCGTTCACCCCGGGGCCGGCCGGCGAGTACACCGTCGCGTACCAGGTCGCTTCGGCCGACGGCCACCAGGCCAGCGGGAAGGTCACCTTCACCCTGACCACCGGCGCGGCCACCGCCACCCCCTCGGCCGACGCGCCACCGACCACCGTGCCGCCCACCAGCCCGGCGGCCGAGCCGACCAGCGCGCCGACGGCCGACGCGACCTCGTCGGCGAGCCTCGAACCGGCCGCCTCGCGCTCCGCCGACGACGGCGGCGCCGGGCTGTGGTGGGCGATCGGGGCGGTGGTCGTGCTCGGCGCGCTGGGGGGTGGGCTGCTGCTCCGCCGCCGTTCCGCGCGCCGGGGCTGA